The Mucilaginibacter mallensis genome has a segment encoding these proteins:
- a CDS encoding ABC transporter permease, whose amino-acid sequence METIIPKTSTVFSALLRADLTTQWRNRRGAILSLMVPVIILISWKGYIPKIGGPATLANSLCYGLISLGLMGYSNSIARDRDKGIFQRLRVAPLPSWAIMMSRLAVQLIMILIITTGIFIVGFNVDKITLSPAGYLVTYFTAAVGGAVYLALGQAIVGLTKNAETVNSASRLVFLAFILIGTFGGLGALGPQIQEITHWTPYGTVETIMAAGMAPAKWDMDATNALLVTLGYIIVFATVGIKQFKWESK is encoded by the coding sequence ATGGAAACAATTATACCAAAAACATCCACTGTATTTTCGGCATTATTAAGGGCCGACCTTACCACACAATGGCGCAACCGCCGTGGCGCAATACTGTCACTAATGGTGCCTGTAATAATTTTAATTTCATGGAAAGGTTATATACCCAAAATTGGTGGGCCTGCTACATTAGCCAATAGCTTATGTTATGGTTTGATATCCCTTGGGTTAATGGGGTATTCGAATTCTATAGCCCGCGACAGGGATAAAGGGATATTCCAGCGATTAAGGGTTGCGCCTTTACCATCATGGGCTATAATGATGAGCAGGCTTGCTGTACAATTGATAATGATATTGATTATAACTACAGGTATTTTTATTGTTGGTTTTAATGTTGATAAGATCACATTATCGCCGGCCGGGTATTTAGTTACCTATTTTACCGCAGCTGTAGGCGGAGCGGTATATTTAGCACTTGGACAAGCCATAGTAGGGTTAACAAAAAACGCGGAAACGGTTAACTCCGCTTCGCGACTGGTGTTTTTGGCCTTTATACTAATAGGTACGTTCGGCGGATTAGGCGCGCTGGGCCCGCAAATACAAGAAATTACCCATTGGACACCCTATGGCACAGTAGAAACCATAATGGCAGCCGGAATGGCACCTGCAAAGTGGGATATGGATGCGACCAATGCACTACTGGTAACTTTAGGTTATATAATAGTATTTGCCACCGTTGGTATTAAGCAATTTAAGTGGGAGAGTAAGTGA
- a CDS encoding ABC transporter permease, producing the protein MIKNIFKIALRYLWKDRVFSGINLLGLITSLSFVIVIMGYIQYELSFDKYYTNSPRVYRILEQEVVNGEKNYHVLIPNAIAQALKTSFPDFEAATSINKSVLQFSYRNEPMSANILITNSSFFKVFNFRFEQGNAVDVSKEGKCIVITRKFADKYFSGHNPLGQSIISKSNHAWKIAGVIETIPGNTHFNAEAMIISDVDQQPLNLSAYNTSSQYVLMREGADPKTMQQKLACFYKSYNFPASVGVTFQPVTSIHLHSNYSDELFENGNVKYIYIYATISFLVLLIACINFINLTTVRFMQRSVEVGIRKVMGAHKSQVFFQFITESILLFIIASPISYLVASLCWKKFSDILGLDVEPTYLFNAGTLLLVLLICMITGLISGLFPALYLTRVDISTLLKKLASSHNLKFTIRKVLIVAQFTVSVVLIISALLIKQQMILLNNADLGFNKTGLLILKEHDFGTSAISFKSELEKNGNVKDVSIASFDIGGNYGSNSTMSNPADTTKQWAFSFVDADNSFIKTMHIRLLAGTDFSTYVKRKIKLVSADSSKLVKNLKTSEQLIILTDKTVSLLQLKNPIGSELNYGGLQGTVIGVIKDFQGTSFHTSTPNVVIRSNIENNFGQTYIRIEMQNLPETLHFIEQKWRDFYPRDHFDFSFADDKVKQLYASEERLMLIVNFFTVLAICIACFGLFSLVAISISQRMKEVSIRKVLGAGITEIFILLTKDFFRLIVFSIIISIPITWFFMNKWLETFVYRISFNWITILISGILIIVVAFSIISFQIVKVAVSSPLKSLKSDN; encoded by the coding sequence ATGATAAAGAACATTTTTAAAATTGCATTGCGTTATCTGTGGAAGGACAGGGTATTTTCCGGGATTAATTTGTTGGGATTAATCACTAGTCTATCCTTCGTGATCGTTATAATGGGATACATACAGTATGAGCTATCCTTCGATAAATATTATACCAATTCCCCCCGTGTTTACCGTATCCTTGAACAGGAAGTGGTAAATGGAGAGAAAAATTATCACGTACTTATCCCCAATGCGATAGCTCAGGCACTAAAAACATCGTTTCCTGATTTTGAGGCGGCCACAAGCATCAATAAATCTGTTCTCCAATTCTCTTATCGGAATGAGCCGATGTCCGCCAATATATTAATCACCAACAGTTCATTTTTTAAGGTATTTAACTTTCGATTTGAACAGGGTAACGCGGTTGATGTTTCGAAAGAAGGTAAGTGTATTGTAATTACTAGAAAATTCGCTGATAAGTACTTTTCCGGACATAATCCCTTGGGACAGAGCATCATCAGCAAGTCGAATCACGCTTGGAAGATCGCGGGTGTAATTGAAACTATTCCTGGTAATACACACTTCAACGCCGAAGCTATGATAATATCTGATGTCGACCAGCAACCTCTGAACTTGTCGGCTTATAATACATCTTCTCAATACGTATTAATGCGGGAAGGAGCAGACCCTAAAACGATGCAACAAAAGCTGGCGTGTTTTTACAAAAGCTATAATTTTCCAGCATCGGTAGGGGTCACTTTCCAGCCTGTAACCAGCATCCACTTGCACTCCAATTACAGCGACGAGCTATTTGAGAATGGTAATGTAAAATATATATACATATATGCCACCATTAGCTTCCTCGTCTTATTAATCGCTTGTATTAACTTCATTAATCTAACGACCGTGCGTTTCATGCAAAGATCCGTCGAAGTCGGTATTAGGAAGGTTATGGGGGCGCATAAAAGCCAGGTATTCTTTCAATTTATAACAGAATCCATCCTATTATTTATTATCGCTTCTCCTATTTCATATTTGGTAGCCAGTTTATGCTGGAAGAAATTTTCTGATATATTAGGACTTGACGTGGAACCGACTTATCTTTTTAATGCTGGAACCTTACTTCTGGTGTTGCTAATCTGCATGATAACAGGATTGATATCAGGGCTATTTCCGGCTCTTTATCTTACCAGAGTAGATATTAGTACGCTTCTAAAAAAACTTGCCAGCTCTCATAACCTTAAATTTACAATAAGAAAAGTGCTAATAGTAGCGCAATTCACCGTCTCCGTGGTGCTAATAATTTCTGCCCTTCTTATCAAGCAACAAATGATCTTGCTTAACAATGCTGATCTTGGTTTTAACAAGACAGGCCTGTTAATCTTGAAAGAGCATGATTTCGGGACATCAGCGATCTCTTTCAAAAGCGAGTTGGAAAAAAATGGAAATGTTAAAGATGTCAGCATTGCAAGTTTTGATATCGGAGGAAATTACGGAAGTAATTCAACCATGAGTAATCCGGCAGACACAACAAAACAATGGGCATTCTCATTTGTCGATGCAGATAACAGTTTTATAAAAACCATGCATATTCGATTGTTAGCCGGGACAGACTTTAGCACTTATGTGAAAAGAAAAATCAAGCTAGTCTCCGCAGACTCGTCGAAATTAGTTAAAAATCTAAAAACCTCTGAACAACTTATCATATTAACCGATAAAACGGTCAGTCTATTACAGCTCAAGAATCCTATTGGATCTGAATTGAATTATGGCGGACTTCAGGGAACGGTCATTGGCGTTATAAAAGATTTTCAGGGAACATCATTTCATACAAGCACCCCTAATGTCGTTATTCGTTCAAACATAGAAAATAATTTTGGGCAAACTTATATCAGGATAGAGATGCAGAATTTACCTGAAACTCTTCACTTTATTGAGCAAAAATGGCGAGACTTTTATCCGCGGGATCATTTTGACTTTAGTTTTGCTGACGATAAGGTAAAGCAACTTTACGCCTCAGAGGAACGCCTGATGTTGATCGTGAACTTTTTTACCGTACTGGCCATTTGTATCGCATGCTTTGGATTGTTCAGCCTCGTCGCGATTTCCATAAGCCAAAGAATGAAAGAAGTAAGCATCAGAAAAGTGCTTGGGGCGGGTATAACGGAAATATTTATCCTATTGACTAAGGACTTTTTTAGATTGATAGTCTTTTCAATAATCATCTCTATACCAATTACATGGTTCTTCATGAATAAATGGTTAGAAACATTTGTTTATAGGATATCCTTTAATTGGATAACCATCTTGATTTCTGGTATTCTAATAATTGTAGTGGCGTTTTCTATAATAAGTTTTCAGATCGTTAAGGTGGCTGTTTCGAGCCCATTGAAAAGTTTAAAGTCAGATAATTAA
- a CDS encoding DUF5655 domain-containing protein produces the protein MNIIDNNDLSAFLSGKSEQTLMLFNHFVSEYQKIAPVTLHPAKTMIGLANEHRRIAWATQLGKNFVHIVFPFKQEYPDNLCFQKIAQVPGDTHQFNHHFRMYNVDDVNEEVLGFMRLAYEDENI, from the coding sequence ATGAATATTATTGATAATAACGACCTTTCCGCATTCCTCTCCGGCAAATCAGAACAAACGCTGATGCTCTTCAATCACTTTGTCAGTGAATATCAAAAGATAGCACCCGTAACCCTGCATCCAGCCAAAACCATGATCGGCTTAGCAAACGAACATCGCCGGATTGCCTGGGCAACGCAACTGGGTAAGAATTTTGTGCATATAGTTTTCCCATTTAAACAGGAATATCCGGATAATTTATGTTTCCAGAAAATAGCACAAGTACCTGGTGATACTCACCAGTTTAACCACCATTTCAGGATGTATAATGTGGATGATGTGAATGAGGAGGTGCTGGGGTTTATGCGGTTGGCGTATGAGGATGAAAATATATAG
- the mnmE gene encoding tRNA uridine-5-carboxymethylaminomethyl(34) synthesis GTPase MnmE: protein MTNKEETIVALATPSGSGAIGIIRLSGPDAISIAQSVFKGKDLTQQESHTIHFGNIVDGDMILDEVLASLFVAPRSYTRENVVEISCHGSAYIIESIIKLLIKKGARGAKPGEFTLRAFLNGQMDLSQAEAVADLIASNSKASQQVALQQLRGGFSNQLQTLREQLVQFASLIELELDFSEEDVEFANRDQLKKLTHDITRIIGSLIQSFELGNAIKLGVNTVIAGRPNAGKSTLLNALLNEERAIVSHLPGTTRDTIEEVLNIRGINFRLIDTAGIREATDAIEQIGVQRTMEKINQSALLIYVYDAEQITIEELNQDIANLQKPGISMLIVANKIDLFSDAQVSALPHNENTVLISAKDKVNIDELKNAIYHAAIKYELTGNETLVTNIRHLEALQKTEESLIKVLSGIDSDITSDFLATDIKQALHYLGEITGAVTTDDLLENIFSKFCIGK from the coding sequence ATGACTAACAAAGAAGAAACAATAGTTGCCCTTGCTACACCATCCGGAAGTGGTGCCATTGGTATTATACGCCTATCGGGGCCGGATGCCATTAGTATTGCCCAAAGTGTTTTTAAGGGTAAGGACTTAACCCAGCAGGAATCGCATACCATACATTTTGGCAATATTGTGGATGGCGATATGATTTTGGATGAGGTATTGGCTTCATTATTTGTAGCGCCACGCTCTTACACACGTGAAAATGTGGTGGAGATCTCTTGTCATGGTTCGGCGTATATTATTGAGTCGATCATTAAACTGCTGATAAAAAAAGGGGCAAGGGGGGCCAAACCGGGCGAATTTACACTGCGTGCCTTCCTAAATGGTCAAATGGACCTGTCACAAGCCGAAGCTGTTGCCGATCTGATTGCTTCCAACTCCAAAGCATCACAGCAAGTAGCACTGCAGCAGCTGAGAGGCGGGTTTAGCAACCAACTGCAAACCCTGCGTGAGCAACTGGTACAATTTGCATCGCTGATAGAGCTGGAACTTGATTTTTCGGAAGAAGACGTAGAATTTGCTAACCGTGATCAGCTTAAAAAATTAACGCATGATATTACCCGTATAATTGGTTCACTCATACAATCTTTTGAGCTGGGTAACGCTATTAAGCTTGGCGTAAATACCGTAATAGCAGGCAGGCCAAATGCAGGTAAATCAACCCTGCTGAATGCTTTGCTAAACGAAGAACGTGCCATTGTAAGCCATTTACCCGGCACTACGCGCGATACGATTGAAGAAGTACTGAATATTCGTGGCATTAATTTCAGGCTGATAGATACCGCCGGTATCCGTGAAGCCACAGATGCCATTGAACAGATAGGGGTACAGCGTACTATGGAAAAGATCAATCAGTCGGCCTTGCTGATTTATGTTTATGATGCCGAACAGATCACCATTGAAGAGCTTAACCAGGACATTGCAAACCTGCAAAAACCGGGCATTTCCATGCTGATTGTAGCCAATAAAATAGATCTTTTTTCGGACGCACAAGTGAGTGCATTGCCACACAATGAAAATACCGTCTTGATCTCAGCCAAAGACAAAGTAAACATAGATGAGCTTAAAAATGCTATCTATCACGCTGCTATAAAATATGAGCTAACGGGTAACGAAACGCTGGTAACCAATATCCGCCACCTCGAGGCGCTCCAAAAAACTGAAGAATCACTCATTAAAGTACTCAGCGGAATTGACAGCGACATCACCTCCGATTTTTTAGCTACCGATATCAAACAAGCCCTCCACTATCTCGGTGAAATAACAGGAGCTGTTACTACGGATGATTTGTTGGAGAATATTTTTAGCAAGTTTTGTATCGGCAAGTAG
- the proS gene encoding proline--tRNA ligase: MSKGVISKEEDYSQWYNDLVIKADMAEYSPVRGCMIIKPYGYSIWEKMQAVLDKMFKETGHSNAYFPLLIPKSFFSKEASHVEGFAKECAVVTHYRLKNDGNGNIIVDEDAKLEEELIIRPTSETIIWNTYRGWIQSYRDLPILVNQWANVMRWEMRTRLFLRTSEFLWQEGHTAHATSDEAIAETEQMLGVYADFAENWMALPVVKGRKTPNERFAGALDTYCIEALMQDGKALQAGTSHFLGQNFAKAFDVKFTNRENVQDYVWATSWGVSTRLIGALIMAHSDDAGLVLPPKLAPIQVVIVPIYKHDEELENITAFVTALTKELKAKDISVKFDKRDTHRPGAKFAEYELKGVPLRVAIGSRDMQNGTVELARRDTKTKETVSQDGLALHIEALLDTIQENIYKKASDFRAENTTEVDTYDEFKRMLDEEPGFLSAHWDGTPETEQKIKDETKATIRCIPLDNKQEEGKCILTGKPSKQRVLFARAY, from the coding sequence ATGAGCAAAGGGGTTATAAGCAAGGAAGAAGATTACTCACAGTGGTACAATGATTTAGTGATAAAAGCTGATATGGCGGAGTATTCGCCGGTTAGGGGTTGCATGATCATTAAGCCGTATGGCTATTCCATCTGGGAAAAAATGCAGGCTGTGCTTGACAAAATGTTTAAGGAAACCGGGCATAGCAATGCTTATTTTCCGCTGCTTATACCTAAGTCGTTCTTTTCGAAGGAGGCGAGCCACGTTGAAGGCTTTGCTAAGGAATGTGCCGTCGTAACCCATTATCGCCTTAAAAATGATGGTAACGGCAATATTATTGTTGATGAAGATGCCAAACTGGAGGAAGAACTGATCATCCGCCCGACATCTGAAACTATCATCTGGAACACTTACCGTGGCTGGATACAATCTTACCGTGACCTGCCTATTTTGGTTAACCAATGGGCTAACGTAATGCGCTGGGAAATGCGTACACGCCTGTTTTTGCGCACCAGTGAGTTTTTATGGCAAGAGGGCCACACCGCTCACGCAACATCCGACGAAGCAATTGCTGAAACCGAACAAATGCTGGGCGTTTATGCTGATTTTGCAGAAAACTGGATGGCATTACCGGTTGTAAAAGGCCGTAAAACACCAAATGAGCGTTTTGCAGGTGCTTTGGATACTTATTGTATTGAAGCTTTAATGCAAGATGGTAAAGCCCTACAGGCGGGTACCTCACACTTTTTAGGGCAGAACTTTGCCAAGGCTTTTGATGTGAAATTCACCAACCGCGAGAATGTTCAGGATTATGTTTGGGCTACCTCATGGGGGGTATCAACCCGTTTGATAGGCGCGCTGATCATGGCGCACTCTGATGATGCAGGCTTGGTATTGCCGCCAAAACTGGCACCTATACAGGTAGTTATTGTGCCGATATATAAACATGATGAAGAATTGGAAAACATCACAGCTTTTGTTACCGCATTAACCAAAGAACTTAAAGCGAAAGATATCTCAGTTAAGTTCGATAAGCGCGATACCCACCGTCCGGGGGCTAAGTTTGCTGAATACGAACTAAAAGGCGTGCCTTTGCGCGTTGCCATCGGCAGTCGCGATATGCAGAACGGTACGGTTGAACTGGCGCGTAGAGATACTAAAACCAAGGAAACTGTTAGTCAGGATGGCTTGGCTTTGCATATCGAGGCTTTGCTGGATACTATTCAGGAAAACATCTACAAAAAGGCATCCGACTTTAGAGCAGAGAACACTACCGAGGTAGATACCTACGATGAATTTAAACGCATGCTTGACGAAGAGCCAGGATTTCTATCGGCACACTGGGACGGCACACCAGAAACTGAGCAGAAAATAAAAGATGAGACTAAAGCAACAATACGTTGTATACCTTTGGATAATAAACAGGAAGAAGGCAAGTGCATTTTGACGGGTAAGCCGTCGAAGCAGAGGGTGCTTTTTGCACGGGCATATTAA
- a CDS encoding ABC transporter ATP-binding protein: MNNQQDSILKVTGLNVQYGSFTAVKDVSFDVRKGEIFGLLGPNGAGKTSTLSSIEGLVKFNAGSVVVDGFDAREKPLYARAAMGVQLQSTSFQPELKVSEILQLYAGIYGVPLTKDKLEEILKEIKLEDAGSKKFGELSGGQQQRVSLVISTIHNPRLVLLDEPTTGLDPQSRRQLWERIEAIRERGHAVLLTTHSMEEAESVCDRIGIIDHGKVIIIDTPQALIEKYKDDPEVIAVSRRGKVTLEDVFIALTGRAVRA; the protein is encoded by the coding sequence ATGAATAACCAACAGGATAGTATTTTAAAGGTTACGGGTCTTAATGTACAATACGGCTCATTTACCGCTGTAAAGGACGTTTCCTTTGATGTACGCAAGGGTGAAATATTCGGACTGCTTGGGCCCAATGGTGCAGGCAAAACAAGCACACTAAGCTCAATTGAGGGCCTCGTAAAATTTAACGCAGGCTCTGTTGTGGTTGATGGCTTTGATGCCCGTGAGAAGCCGCTATATGCCCGGGCGGCGATGGGGGTGCAATTACAGTCGACCAGCTTTCAGCCTGAATTAAAGGTATCTGAGATATTACAGCTATATGCAGGTATATATGGCGTACCGCTTACCAAGGATAAATTAGAAGAAATACTTAAAGAGATAAAATTAGAAGATGCCGGGTCCAAAAAATTTGGGGAGCTTTCAGGCGGGCAGCAGCAAAGGGTATCATTGGTAATATCAACGATACATAACCCACGATTGGTTTTGCTGGATGAGCCAACCACCGGCCTCGACCCGCAATCGCGCCGCCAGCTTTGGGAGCGCATTGAAGCTATCCGCGAACGCGGGCATGCCGTATTGCTCACCACACATTCCATGGAAGAAGCAGAATCTGTTTGCGACCGTATAGGTATTATAGATCATGGCAAGGTGATCATTATTGATACGCCGCAGGCACTGATTGAAAAATATAAGGATGATCCCGAAGTGATAGCAGTATCGCGCAGGGGCAAAGTAACACTTGAAGACGTATTTATAGCACTAACCGGCAGGGCCGTTAGAGCGTAA
- a CDS encoding nucleoid-associated protein, translated as MVTFFEASLDTISVHHIGNQAQNEFYALSAKPLELKDEVIPNLLMQYFLKPFEKANEVYHLMHTSGDLNLNELHHFATQVFEDKSKFHEASEQIAKHLYKVSNHPNIKPGELYVVYFNKVQIEGNPLDTIGIFKSENKETYLKVYPEDGGFGVDYEDNAININKLDKGVLIFNIEKENGYKVVVIDKNNSGQDAAVYWKDEFLQLKIRNDSFNQTSNTLGVYKNFVTQKLDDEFEMSKADKIDLLNRSMKYFKEKETFDMDEFSNEVIGNEKAIESFKTFKSQYEQEFDSPIANTFEISGNAVKKQARDYKSVLKLDKNFHIYIHGDKELIEKGFDDDKRMNYYKVFFKEEA; from the coding sequence ATGGTAACTTTTTTTGAAGCTTCGCTAGATACTATTTCGGTCCATCACATTGGCAACCAGGCGCAAAATGAATTTTATGCTTTATCGGCCAAGCCGCTTGAACTAAAGGATGAAGTGATCCCCAACCTGCTAATGCAATATTTTTTAAAGCCTTTTGAAAAAGCGAACGAGGTTTATCACCTCATGCACACCAGCGGAGATCTGAATCTGAACGAGCTTCACCACTTTGCCACGCAGGTATTTGAGGATAAAAGCAAGTTTCACGAAGCATCGGAACAGATTGCTAAGCACCTGTACAAAGTGTCCAATCATCCCAATATTAAACCTGGCGAGTTATATGTAGTTTACTTCAATAAGGTGCAGATTGAAGGCAATCCGCTGGATACTATCGGCATTTTTAAATCGGAGAATAAGGAAACTTACCTGAAGGTTTACCCCGAGGATGGCGGATTTGGTGTTGATTACGAGGATAATGCTATCAACATCAACAAGCTGGATAAGGGTGTGCTCATCTTCAATATTGAGAAAGAAAACGGCTACAAAGTGGTTGTGATAGATAAAAATAACAGCGGGCAGGATGCCGCCGTTTACTGGAAAGACGAGTTTCTGCAATTAAAGATCCGTAACGACAGCTTTAACCAAACCAGCAATACACTGGGTGTCTACAAAAATTTTGTTACCCAAAAGCTCGACGATGAGTTTGAAATGAGTAAAGCTGATAAGATTGACCTGCTGAACCGCTCTATGAAATATTTTAAGGAGAAGGAAACTTTTGATATGGATGAGTTCAGCAATGAAGTGATCGGCAACGAAAAGGCCATTGAATCGTTCAAAACATTTAAAAGCCAGTACGAGCAGGAATTTGATTCACCAATTGCCAATACTTTCGAGATATCTGGCAATGCGGTTAAAAAGCAGGCGCGCGATTATAAGAGTGTTTTAAAGCTGGATAAAAACTTCCATATTTATATCCATGGCGATAAGGAGTTGATAGAGAAAGGTTTTGATGATGATAAGCGCATGAATTATTATAAGGTGTTTTTTAAGGAGGAAGCGTAG
- a CDS encoding cystathionine gamma-synthase: MKFATKAIHAGQEPDPSTGAVMTPIYQTSTYWQRSPGDNQGYEYSRGTNPTRKALENCLAALENAKFGLAFSSGMGATDAVMKLLLPGDEVITGNDLYGGSYRMFTKIFTPYGIKFHFIDLSDPELINQYVNENTKLIWIETPTNPTMRIVDIAAVSKIAKAKNVKLVVDNTFASPYLQNPIDLGADIVMHSVTKYIGGHSDVVMGALMLNDEETYKKLWFIYNACGATPGPMDSFLVLRGIKTLHLRMKAHCENGRVIAEFLKTHPKVEKIYWPGFTDHPNHDIAKKQMKDFGGMISIVLKDADLQETFRVASSFKVFTLAESLGGVESLINHPVSMTHGSIPKAEREKAGVVDNLLRLSVGVEDIDDLLEDLKQALS; the protein is encoded by the coding sequence ATGAAATTCGCAACTAAAGCTATACACGCAGGGCAGGAGCCCGATCCGTCAACAGGCGCGGTGATGACGCCGATATATCAAACATCAACCTACTGGCAACGTTCGCCGGGCGATAACCAAGGATATGAGTATTCACGTGGTACCAACCCAACCCGCAAGGCATTGGAAAACTGCCTTGCTGCTTTGGAAAACGCTAAATTCGGACTAGCTTTTTCCAGCGGAATGGGCGCTACGGATGCGGTGATGAAACTATTATTGCCAGGTGATGAAGTTATAACCGGTAATGATCTGTACGGTGGTTCATACCGTATGTTCACCAAAATATTTACGCCTTACGGCATCAAGTTTCATTTTATCGATCTTTCAGACCCTGAACTGATCAACCAGTATGTAAACGAAAATACCAAGCTGATCTGGATAGAGACGCCTACCAACCCAACCATGCGAATTGTGGATATTGCGGCTGTATCAAAAATTGCCAAAGCTAAAAATGTGAAGCTGGTGGTTGATAATACCTTTGCTTCGCCATACCTGCAAAATCCGATCGATCTGGGTGCTGATATTGTGATGCATTCGGTTACCAAATACATTGGGGGGCACTCTGATGTGGTAATGGGCGCTTTGATGCTGAACGATGAGGAAACCTATAAAAAACTATGGTTCATTTATAACGCCTGTGGTGCAACGCCCGGCCCTATGGACAGCTTTTTAGTGCTGCGCGGTATAAAAACCCTGCACCTGCGCATGAAAGCGCATTGTGAAAATGGCAGGGTAATAGCTGAGTTTTTAAAGACTCATCCTAAAGTTGAAAAGATCTACTGGCCGGGCTTTACCGATCATCCAAATCACGACATCGCCAAAAAGCAGATGAAGGATTTCGGTGGTATGATCTCTATCGTACTAAAAGATGCCGATCTGCAGGAAACCTTCAGGGTAGCATCCTCATTCAAAGTTTTCACCCTTGCAGAGTCATTAGGTGGCGTTGAATCACTCATTAATCACCCCGTAAGCATGACCCACGGCTCAATCCCCAAAGCAGAACGTGAGAAAGCCGGTGTGGTAGATAACCTATTGCGTTTAAGCGTAGGGGTAGAGGATATTGATGATTTGCTGGAGGATTTGAAACAAGCGCTTTCATAG
- a CDS encoding TIGR02757 family protein translates to MIENLKSFLDFKVAQYNQPGFITNDPISIPHLFTKKQDIEIMGFWAATLAWGQRVTIINKCRELIQLMDGAPYDFIINHEEPDLKKLLNFKHRTFNDIDTLYFIAFFRHHYERNESLETAFISPTVILSDSEGPINHHTSNEAEAALNHFRSYFFSLPDYPHRTKKHVSSPSQKSTCKRLNMFLRWMVRKDNCGVDFGIWNQLKPADLIMPCDLHVDRVSRKLNLITRKQTDWQTALELTERLREFDPVDPVKYDFALFGLGIEEKF, encoded by the coding sequence ATGATAGAAAATCTAAAATCGTTCCTTGACTTTAAAGTCGCCCAATACAATCAACCCGGCTTCATCACTAACGATCCCATCTCTATCCCGCACCTGTTTACTAAAAAGCAGGACATTGAGATCATGGGCTTTTGGGCAGCTACCTTAGCCTGGGGGCAACGCGTAACCATCATTAACAAATGCAGGGAGCTGATCCAACTGATGGATGGTGCTCCCTATGATTTCATCATCAACCACGAGGAGCCCGACCTTAAAAAGCTGCTGAACTTTAAGCACCGCACTTTTAACGATATTGATACGCTATACTTTATCGCGTTCTTTAGGCATCATTATGAGCGGAATGAATCGCTGGAAACAGCATTCATTTCCCCAACTGTCATCCTGAGCGATAGCGAAGGACCTATTAACCACCATACCAGTAACGAGGCTGAAGCTGCCCTCAACCACTTCCGGTCCTATTTCTTTTCCTTACCCGATTACCCGCATCGTACCAAAAAGCATGTGTCCTCTCCATCGCAAAAATCAACCTGTAAAAGGCTGAACATGTTCCTGCGCTGGATGGTGCGTAAGGATAATTGTGGTGTTGATTTCGGCATCTGGAACCAACTAAAACCTGCTGATCTCATTATGCCCTGCGATCTGCATGTCGATCGTGTATCGCGCAAGCTCAACCTCATTACCCGCAAACAAACCGACTGGCAAACCGCCCTCGAGCTCACCGAACGCCTCCGCGAATTCGATCCGGTTGATCCTGTGAAATATGATTTTGCCTTGTTTGGGTTGGGGATAGAGGAGAAGTTTTAA